Genomic window (Penaeus vannamei isolate JL-2024 chromosome 7, ASM4276789v1, whole genome shotgun sequence):
gtctataggcctacattgaccatttattattattttttaatccccAAAAAATCATACAGCTATTCAGATTTCATATCTGAAAAGCACAATCCTTCAACTATAATATACGGAAGCCAAATTTTAGAAGGcgaccttattttttttttttgggggggggggtgaataaatTACAAAGGTGACTGTTTGAACAGTCCAAGTAGGCCTATTTttttatgtcacttttataagaagcaattgaaaatattgcaaaaagtaAGTGCAACAAACACAAGATTGTTTATTTAGCTATAGAATGAGCCATAAAACCAAAATTGTGTATGCCAGAGCTTTCGTAAGTTATACCGGTATCATATCAAAATTTCGTCATatgttcatttcttattttttacagtATGGATAACAAATGATATGTGAAATACTTCCATATGATATAATCATGTATCATTTCCCTTTAAAATGAGCTATAATGGGGATTTACAATATATAAAACTGGTCTGAAGCCTCCTCCATGGCCGAAGTACCATTCATGCTTGTTGCGGTGGAGGGGACGCACGGTTTCGCTCTCGCCTGGCTGTTCCTTGCTCTCGCTTTGCCtgcctaaataataataataataataataataataataataaagaacccGGGTGCCGCACTCCCCCCCGCTCTCGCTCGTACCCCGGATGGCGCTCCCGGACCCAATCTGCCTCGCCCCGCTCCCGTTCGTACCATAGGTGGCGCACCCGGCCCCGctcccgctcgtaccacgggtggcgcaCCCGGCCCCGCTCCCGCTCGTACTACGGGTGGCGCACCCGGCCCCGctcccgctcgtaccacgggtggcgcaCCCGGCCCCGctcccgctcgtaccacgggtggcgcaCCCGGCCCCGCTCCCGCTCGTACCACGTTTGGCGCACCCGGCCCCGctcccgctcgtaccacgggtggcgcaCCCGGCCCCGctcccgctcgtaccacgggtggcgcaCCCGGCCCCGCTCCCGCTCGTACCACGTTTGGCGCACCCGGCCCCGCTCCCGCTCGTACTGTAATGTTTACCCCTTTGAGACACTTTcaaaactacaacgcgggtcttgcagagtgcaacttgcgaacaggggagctgctttcaaaagggtggtagctggcgtgtactgcagcatgacccgctcgtcacaaccctgaagcccttaacCCCGTAAGTAAGACTTATTACAGTAACTTCATTATCAACTGTGTCCATTCTTCTTTTAAAAccagataaaaagtaaaataaacaaaccaaggataaaacaaaaccaaagcataaaaaggaaaacctgagatcccctcagtctgtatattcacaaaAGTTATAATGCATATgacacatcctaactggcctcttacaaagcatgaatatacttatctttctctcttgtaggaaatcgaagaaacaaacaaaacaggagacgtccagtgaggccgggcgctccgtgagcagcactgaactgccgagccaacaacccaagagggagtctagcataaacaggctctttatataggctcttaaaaaatgtgtaaataataaaaatgaatgaaaataaaagaagtttactttacataattaaaagaaattaataataaaactagaggccgtgagaaaagatagaagaaatagagcataaaaatacgaaaaataaaaaggctccagggacgcaaaactgcagctggctaccgccgatccccacagatggtgctggtgctaTCTAGAgaaggggggactcgcctagtctggactcctgcatagtgggggtacctcacgtccactacaacccctccctcgcccaccgagCGGCCAGCACAGCTGAGCGAGAGGCTCCGCCAGGTGGAGAGCCAGGTCACAAGGCCTCCCTAGCCAGGCCTACGGGTCGCCGGGCGTGTGCCGACCTCAGACTGGCAGCCATGACGTCAAAGGGAGGTTGCTGGCTGTGCTGGGCGCTCAGGTCGAGGGGAACTCGAACTGTCGACAGACTAGCGAGTCAAAGCACCAAAAAAAATCAGTCAGATCTGAAAAAAGAGAGGATTAGTATATTCATTCTTTGCAAGAGACGGCAGGCGAGTACATGATTGCAAACCCCaggaatatacagagagagggatcacgacctcctaaaaaaaaaaaaaaaaaaaaaaaaaaaacaaagctaagaaCGAAAACCAGGAAAGGAACTTAAAATAACCCTTAAAACTAAATAAACCTAAACCTTAAAAACTAAAACTTGAAAAACCCTTAAtctaaatgaaacaaaattaaagACTTAAAAGTAATGCCTTAAACTAAAACCAACTTAAAACTATACTTAAAACGAAAGCTTACaactaaaggaaataaaattaaataaaagaaacgcTGCCTGCTCCCTCTAAAACAATAAAAgcattacaaacaaataaaagtacaaatacaaaacataaaaataactttACAAAAATAAAGCGGGATCTCAGGCCAGCTAACTACAGAAGCGGTGGTCCTGGGCACTCCGGTAGTTCCAGGTATGGGCGAGCAGAGTTCGTCGTGCGAGCAACGTCAGTCTCGCTCGAGAGCCCACACGAAGTAGACGTATTGCTGTGATCTGCAGGGAAGGATGTAATAAATGTGAATTTCTGATGGTGAAGTGATGATACCTTACCATACCCAGTCTTACCACGACTGAGGTGCATGTTGGGATGGACGTATTGCTGAAAGCAACATCGTTGCACCTGGCTCCGCGTTGTCAGGTAACCATGGGTCGACGTAATCAGGGTCATGGTATGGTGACGCATCTGGGAATGTCAGCTCTTCCTCCAGCTTAAATGGGCGCAGCTGGTTAGCGTGGCAGTTACGCTCCGAAAACGGGGGAGACAACTTCTTCACGACCTTCGCAGGGCCTTGCCACCGGGGCCCTAAAGCACGATCAGGTCCTGTTTGCGTAGTCTTTATCTTGTAGAGGACCAGGGACCCAGCTTCTAAGGACCAGGGCGGCCTCAGGTTACAGTTGTGATATGCTGCGTATTCCTGACGAGCCTTACGGGATGCTTCCTGCGCTGCTTTCCTCGCAACATCCAAGGCCTCACGTAGCTTGCAATGAGCATCTTCTCCTGCTGTAACATGGTTGCTCAAACCAACCGGGAAATGGCCTGGCTGGCCTGTCAGCAAGTAAGGGGGCTGATCTCCGATAGCCCTGTGGATGGCAGAATTTATGGCAAAACGTACCTTGGGTATGTACCGATCCCAGTCTAGGGGTTGGTCTTCTACCAATGTTGCAAGAGCATCTTTTACAACCCGATTCGTTCTTTCTACAAGACCGTTTGCCTGTGGATGGAAAGCGGTTGTAACGTGAGTTTGAACGGTCAGGTCCTCACATACACTGCGAAAGAGGACATTATTAAATTCAAGACCGCCGTCAGTCTGAAGCAATCGTGGTGGACCAAATAGAGTAATGAAATGATCAATTATAGCTCTTACTACTGTCTCTGCTTCCTTGTTGGGTAAAGGTACGAGCTGTAGGTACCTTGTCAACTGATCTACCATTACCAGGACATAGCGATTCCCACTCGAAGAGCTGTGCAAGTCCACCAAATCAGCACTGACACGCTCCATGGGATGCACAGCTTCAGGTGCATGCTGCAAAGGGGCACGCCTACCTATGCCCTTCCTCTTCTGACAAGTTTTACAGGACGATACGTACTTACGAGTCTCTCCCAGCATGTTAGGGAAGTAGAACAAATCACGTAGCTTATTGTAAGTACGGTAAATGCCATGATGTGCTGCAATAGGGGATGCATGAGCAATTTTTATCGCATCCTTACGTAGAGTCCTTGGCACAACGAGCTGCTCGACCATTCGTTCTGGGAGATGCCTTAATCTATACAGGACTCCATTTCTTAGTTCAAACTCGTCCAGGGGCAATGGCGGTCGTTGCTGGGGCACCGCTCTCTCTTCCAAGAACATTACAATTTCGTGCAACATGGGGTCCTTTAGTTGCTCAACCCTCATTGCATAAGGAtctggagaagaaagggatatggGTGCAACATCACGTGAGAGCATATCAGGGACATAATTGATTCGACCCTGCTTATATTTAATCTGGAAGTTATGGTCTGCCAGTTCTGCACTCCAGCGGCTCATGCGTGGACTTTTAGTTCTTCTAGAGAATACATACGTGAGGGGACGATGATCAGTAAGCACCATGAAGCGTCGTCCGTACAGGTAAGCATCAAAATGCCTTACGCTTTCCACAACTGCAAGTGCTTCAAGGTCGGTGGCACTATACCTGGTTTCTGCACCACGTAGTTTGCGGCTGAAGTAGGCTATAGGATGAAGCTCATTTTGGTCATCAGTCTGCATAAGACATGCACCTATAGCTACCTGTGATGCATCTGTATGCAATTCAAAATTTTTCTCAAAGTCAGGTTTGGCTAAAACTGGAGCAGTTATTAGAAGATCTTTCAGTTTAATAAAAGCATCCCTTTGGTCTGGTCCCCACACAAACCGCACATCCTTTCTGGTTAGTCTGGTGAGGGGTGCTGCAATCTTTGCATATTTCGGTACAAATTTCCTAAAAAATCCAGCAGCACCAAGGAATCTGCGTACCCCTTTCTGATTCTTAGGAGGCAGCATTTCTTCAATGGATTTCACCTTCTCAGGGTCTGGCAGGAAACCCTGTGGAGTGACGCAGTAGCCAAAAAATCTGAAATTACTCACGGCAAAGTCACATTTTTCCAGATTTAATTTAAACCCTGCCTTATCCAACAGTAGCAGAGTCTCATTAAGGTGTTTAATGTGTTCCTCAAAAGTGGCACTATGCACAACTATATCATCCAAATATGCAATGGTGTGCTTACCTAGAACAGGTGACAAAACAAGGTTGACTGTCCTTTGGAATGTAGATGGAGCTGAACATAATCCAAATGACATGCGACGGAACTGGTATAGCCGATGTCCATCTGAAAATGCGGTTTTTGGACGATCTTCAGGCTTCACCGGGATGGACCAGTAGGCGGAGCAAGAGTCCAGTAAAGTGAATACACTAGTTCCTCCTAGTTCATCCAGAAGTTCATCCATCCGGGGTAGTGGGTAGCTGTCAGCTATAGTAACAGAATTCAGGTTCCTGTAGTCCACACACAACCTCAATGTGCCATCCTTTTTCTTCACAAGGACTACAGGTGACAGCCACGGGGACGAAGAAGGCTCAATCACTCCAGCCTTGAGCATTTGTTCACACTCCTCACGAATGTGCCTTTTAGCTGCTTCAGGAAGACGCCACTGACGCTGACACAAAGGATGCTTCTCTTGTGTTGGGATCTCATGTACAATGTCTGGAACTTCCCCAATAGCAAACTTATCACCTGAAAAGAGTCGTGGGTATTGGGCAAGAACCTTACACACCTGAGACTTACGGTGATCAGACAGATGTTGGAGAGAAATCTTTTCCAAGGCACTTGTAGGTACGGCTGCCACAGGAGTGTCTGCAATGGATGCAACATTGCCAGGTGCTTCAGGTGTGTCACACATTTCCTCAACCTCATGAAGTTCGACCAGGTGCGTTCCATTTCTCAGCTTGACTGGATTGAGTGTCGGATTAACAACCCATACCACGGCTTCCTTAGACGAGGGCTTAATAACTTCGCGTGGCAAGATCACAGAATATCCAAGTCCCTCAACAAGCAATTGTTTTCCAATTAATGCATCTGGAACACGTACAGGCACAAACCTTCCACTTCCTGGTAGGCAACTCACGGAACGTCTTATCGCAGCTCTTGCAGGTGGCACTGGCACTGACAtacccttcatcttcatcacgacTGCTGTGAGCTCCAGTGAATCCTTGTTCACATACCTTACTGTAAATGCCT
Coding sequences:
- the LOC138862141 gene encoding uncharacterized protein, which encodes MSHKTKIVYARAFVAHPAPLPLVPRVAHPAPLPLVLRVAHPAPLPLVPRVAHPAPLPLVPRVAHPAPLPLVPRLAHPAPLPLVPRVAHPAPLPLVPRVAHPAPLPLVPRLAHPAPLPLVL